The sequence CTGTGATCCCATCTTCCTGCCCCACAATGTGAGCAGCTGCCCCTaatattcttcttcttcatttaacGATATAACTTTCAACTCTATGAATAGTGATAATTCCTGATTCTCAGAATGCCATCCGATAACCAAGAATGAAGATGGAAAGTAGGATGAGAAGGCGCGCACAGGGGTGCCGCTGCGACTCCCGCTCACCCTTTGGAGAGGAGAGGCGCCGCCATGTGGGACGGTGGGGTCTGTGTCATTTCTTTCGGACACCAGTTCTGAGCTTTAGTTTGAGAGCTTATTCCTGAGTGggctttcctccctctttcctacCCTCAAGTTTAATAAACATGGTTGtacttttcttattataaaataaatgtctgtaaCTGCTGTACACTGCTGTAAACTTGTTAGAGAAAAGAATTAATCTGCATGTGGGCTCCTCAGTTATTGAGTTATTGTCATGCTGTCTCAGTCCATGGTGGGGAGACATTCTCAAGAGGTGAACTACAGAAACACAAaggccttttttcttttatcttttcctccTGCACATGGTACATCTTTAACCTGTGCTCATCGTTTTCCCCTAAGGACCAAAGCTGAGCTGGCTTGAGAGGAGATTGTGTCTGTGGTTAAGAGATCACAGATTAGTGTAAGGAAGTGCATTTTGTGATTCATATGGAGTTTTAACTTGGAGGCTAGCTTATTGGGTGTGTGTTGTTTGAGGGTTCCTTTCATTTTCAGGCACATAAAATGTCTTGGCACCTCTACCATGGTACAGGGTACCTTTTGAGAGTGTTTTCCAAGAAGCTTTAGGCTTGGAGGCTAGCTTATTGGGTGTGTGTTGTTTGAGGGTTCCTTTCATTTTCAGGCACATAAAATGTCTTGGCACCTCTACCATGGTACAGGGTACCTTTTGAGAGTGTTTTCCAAGAAGCTTTAGGTAAGGGTGATCAGGCAGGGCCAGATTGTGTTGACAGGCTCCGTGCACATTAAAAGACAACAAAACAATTCACGTTGACATCAGATGGAGGGCGTTTCGGAATCTTTGATTCCCATTTGAGACTTATAAGTGTCTTCCTCCCTTTCCAACAggaaaattcagtaaatttgaaagaaaatcatcTGTGAGTTCCTTCAGGTTGTAACTCATAGTCGTGATAATCCAGAGGGAATATGCACTGGTGACTTTAAAGGCTACGGTCTTTGACAGTCCCAAAGTAGTGCAGCTCCGTAGAAGGTGGTGGAAGGaagttttccttctgctttgttGAGGAAATTACTTAGGAATTTAGATGGGTAAAAGGTACCCTTGCCTTACTCCACTCTTATTTTCTTAGCCCCCTTTCCTTTTGAAATGTTTAACTGATTTCATGTCATAGTAGGGAGTGCATTCTCCATCCCCATCCTTTGCCCTCCCAGGAAGTAAGTGTACTGATCATCTTTTTGGGCTTCTCCTCCAAAGGACCTTTTTCTGCACTGGAAGCCTCCACACCTAGCTCTTGTTTTGTTAGTGCTGTGTTTAGATTAATTTGGACAGATCTTTGTGCCACacaagaattttgtttttttaaggaaaatctgTAGGTGAAAAATTACTAATGAaattgtgtgtgcgtgtatgtgcgtGCAACATAAAAGTACAGTAGCGCCTAAGGAGCTTGAATCTTGGTTCCTGTAAAACTGCAAATTGATGtggtattaataaaaataataataaaaaaaagaacacagtgaCTGTGGTGTCATTCTGCTAACTTTATTCTTTATACACATTTTGGGTAAAGTAAGAACCAAACAAGGCTTCCACTGgcccccatccccactccactTTTGAGGTTTTAAAAAGCAACTAATAGTTGATACTGGTAATGATTTCCAAGACTGTAGAATTCCCATAGTAGAGCAAAACTGTGCATTtggtttctgaaagaaaataagagaccCTCTAAGAGATGACCTTAGGAGAAAGACGATGAGTGGAAGGGGGCCAGAGGGGTCTGTTGTCCCAGTTTACACCAACCTAGGAAGGTTCCCCCACCTGCAACATGAAGCAGCCTATAACTCAGTCACAATGTACTTAAAATGAGAGTCAATCACCATGGCAAATGGAAACTTTTCCATCAGGTTTTTGCTGAAAGAACTTGTCTTGGATTAGCTCTTTCTCAAAACTAAGGCTGCCATGACCCTtaagctggatttttaaaatttattcaccATACCTCTTAGAAAACTTaggctgaaatttttaaaaaataactgatgCAAACAACTTCACAAATACGCATACAAATGTTCAAATAATATCACTAAcatgatatataaatatgtattcagAGTAACATTTACATATTGGCCATAATAGCAAGCATACcattaacaaaaaaattcatgaagaaaCTTCACCTGTTCATATCAGACTCCCAAGGCAAGGAGGAGGCACCTAGAGATGGGGCCCACCTAATCTCCTAACTCACGAGGCTACGGCTGCAAAGTAGTAATCACTACAGTGGCACTTTCTAGATCAGTGGTGCTCAGAACTTCAGCATGCCTCATGATCACTAGAGGGCTTTTCAAAACGGACTGCCGGGCTCCACCCCAGTTTCTGATCTACaaggtggggcccaagaatttgcctTTCTACTAAGTTCCTAATGGGATGATGCTGTTCTGGTGGCCACTTTTGAGAACCAGTGGAGTGCCTGGGGCTGTTGCTTAATAAAGACATCCACTCCTGCCCTCCTAAGTCCTCTCCCTATCAAGGGGAAAAACCATTcccaccctgctctctgccctggcTTACCTGAACTTCGGCAGAGGGCTTGGATGACTAAATAATTGCCCCAGTTTGCCTACTGTTTTTGAATAGGCAGAGTAGCAGAAGTGGCAAAACACTCCTTCTGGATCTGAAAACAACACgcatgaaggaaaataaaagaatggcaGCGTCCGACCTGGTGCCATCCATAATCCCTGTTCTGAAGCTTTTAATACTGTCTCAAAAAACCTGGAGGTTCAGACACTCTAGGAATTCACTTTTCAGTCAACTGACAGCCCATATGCAGTATTTCCTGAACCCCTGGTGGCATCAACAACACAACACCAGAGCCGTGCCCAGTAGACAGGCCCTGGGCCAGGCGGCAGTCGGCCCTACTTCGGGAGTTCTGATGGAGAAGGCTGCTGCTGGCGCCCTCCAGCTGAAGCCACTGGTGGCAAGGCTGCCCTGTAGAATACTCATTCGTTACAAGGAGGTGTGCTGTTCTTTGCCATCCCCAGGAGGCCACAACTGCGCCGAGGGCctacagcacccagcacaggtcATCCTTTGGCAGGCCTAACGATAacgataaaagaaattttaacttaCCAGAGATTGGGAGGCCGTATAGTGTAGTGCAAAGAACACGAATTGGGAGTTGAGATTTTTATTCTAGTCCTGGTACTATTCCTACCTGGTGTGTGACAATTTCAGCTTCCGGGCTTCATTTTACCTATCTGTgaaaggggtgggggcaggtacTAGATCTCCAAGGTCCTTCCAACTCAGACAATcttgaattatataaaaatgctataaaatcCGTGGTATAAAATTCAATTCCCAATCAGGAAGAGTCAAGGGGACTGGGCCTGAGGCACTTGAACCTTGGGCTCTGGCCTGGGGTACTGGGATGAGAGGAAGGGcttctttgctgtcatttttccCACCCACGGAGGCAGCTCCCGGCCCCAGGTGCCAGGGCCCCTTCCCCTCCAGACCCAGCCTTTAAGTCCCAACCCGCTGACCTCCCCACTCTCAGGCTTTAAAGACCAAAGGAACTGGCCTCTGTGAAGAGCAGACAGTGGGTGCCAGAGACTCCAAGGAGGGGCCCCGGTGAGGCACACATTAGTCTATGATGTTTGGGGTCCTCCCAGCCGCGCCTCCTCGCACCTCCTCCCTTTAGGTCCTTCCTCCACCACCTCACAGCTTATCTCTGATACACGCATAATAAATAAGACATTTGCACATAAGGGTGACGGACAGCTCtcttcccgcccctccccctctcatATAAAAGCATTAAATacagtttcaaaataaaatacaaagagcaAAAAGGGCCTGATCTTGGGGCCACCTGTTCTCCACAGGAGAATGAATCTACACATCCCTCTCGGACCTGCCTGGGAGATCGTGGGGCCCACTCCCGGCCCCTCAGGACCTGACGCTGCCGCGGGGAAGAGAAACGAAGGCCGAGGCCCggccccaggccctgggggctgagAACGGGTGGCGCGTCCACCGCGTACAAAAGGGGACAGGAACAGAACGCCAACTGCCGGGACCTCCAGTGCCCCGGGGTCGGACTGACGGGCGCTGAAGCAGGAGCGCCTGACTGAGCCTCAGGGTAAACGGAGGCCTTCGGAGCACGagaggagcaaaggaaaaaagtGCTAATCCCTTTACAAGATCTCGGTGCGGGCGGCCCTGGTAGGGGCCGGGGAGGCGGGTGGGGCGGTCCCCGGAGAGCCCGCCCCGGAGACAGGCACAGCAGGCGGGGCCCGGTCCagctccgcccccgccccgggccacCGCCCCGTCCGACCACCCGCGGTACTACGCGCCTTCACCGAGGGCTGGCGGGCTGGCACCCCAGCCCCGTTACCTCTCCTCCCGAGGAAGGCCCTCGTCTGCAGTCCAGGCCCCGGAGCGGTCGAGAAAGCCAGTAACGACTGGGCAGCAGCCGCCCCGACCCGGGAGCCGTGCCTGCCGACGTGCAACTCTGAGAGCTGGACCCCCGGCCGTGAAAAGGGGTTGGTGCGTCCTTTCTGCCTCCCCCACCTACTTGGGGCCCTAATACTGCCTGTCGGTGCCCCCGTCCCGGCGTGTCACAGGATCGCCTCGCGGGTGCGGCCGGGGCCCGGAAGCTCTCCGTGCAAACGCTGTGGCTTCTCAGGAACTTGGGGCCCTGAGCGGCGAGGGCCTGGGCTCCGGGTCCGAGAAGAGAGCGCGATTCCTGCGACTAGCCTGGGGAACTCTCTGGAACCGAGCGCAAGCCGGAGACCCCCACCCAATCCCGAATCTCCGCCCGGCCCGGCCAGCGGGGGGCAGCGGCAGCGGCCAGGGCCGCGGGAAGCTGGGGCTCCCAGCCGGACAGCCAGCCGGGCACGGCCCCTCGAATGCGAGTCCTCTACGCCCGACACACGGCGCCCGCCTTGAGGTCCGCGCCGCCGTCGCGCGGCGCCGGGGCGGGCGGTCCAAAGCCCTCGTGGCCGTAGCAGCGTAATGCCGCCTCCTCGTAGGCCTCCAGGATGGTCTGGCGCTCCTCGGGCGTGAAGTCCATGGAGAAGGGGTGCACCTGCAGAATGTGCCGCTTGATGGTGCTGACCTTGAGCGTGGCCAGCGCGCCCCCGCACACCATGCACACCAGGCCGCGCCGGCTGCCGTCGTAGTCCATCAGGTACTCGCCCCGCCAGCGCGGCTGGTAGTTCCGCCGCTGCTCTCGGCTgcgggggggcggcggcggcggcgggggaggcggcggcgggggaggcggcggcggcggcagtggTGGAAAAGCGAGTCCCCCGGGCTCTGGGCCGTCCTCATCGTCCTCCTCTTCCTCGGCGGGCCGCTCCGACGGTTCTCCAGGGGAGAGCCGGACGTCGCCTAGGACGGAACAAAGGACCGCATTGGAGCGTCTGGGCTTCGTTACCCCCCACCTTTGccctgtcccaccctcccctctccccttcgaccttccactctccccacccccttctacCCTGGCCCCCTCTCCCTCGCCACCTGCTCTGGCCCTCCGCCAGCTCACCCcaccactcctcctcctcctctggctcctcctcctcttcccctcccccctcctcggAGGCTGCGGCTGTGCTGGGGGCGGAAGGGTCCCCGGGGGACTCGGGGCAGGGCAGCCCCAAGGCCAGCAGGTGGGCGGCCTTCTCGCTCCACTCCTGGGCGATGAGGGCCCTGACTGGCCCGCTGAGGCGCGTGGAGCCCGGGTGGCGCTGGCGGATGTGCCGCTTGATGGTGCTCATCTTGAGCGAGGCCAGCGCGCCCCCGCACACCATGCACACCAGGCCGCGCCGGCCGCCGTCCAACTCCATGAGGTACTCCAGCCGCCAGCGCTCCTGGTAGTGGCGGCGGTGGTCGCGGCCCCGCGGAGACCGGCCCGGGATCCCCACCCTCTcgccctcctccagctcctcctcctctgccgGCCCGGGCCTCTCAGGGACCCAGCCAGCCTCTTCCTTTACGTCTGGGGGGCTGAGATCCTGAGAGGAGGGGGCTCCAGCAGCGGGGGCCGAGTCCCGGCTCTTTCTGGTCAGGTCCTGGGGGACGAGGTCATCGTCTgttggggaaggggtgagggagaggggctCAGCCTGATGGCTGGGTTGCCCTCACCCACACAGAGGGGGTCCCTTGCTCCTCACCCCAGCCCTAAGCTAGAGGGCCCaaccagagggagagagagagggagagtgtgagtgtgtgtgtatgtgtgtgtgtgtgcgcgtgcgtgcatctgtgtgtgtgtgtagggggggaTGAGTCCCTCCCGGTTCTGGCCACAGACCTCACTTTGCAGCCCTTATATGAAGGGGTCCTGGCCCTGGGATGGGCCTCGCACCTGGTGGGGACTGGGTGAGCTCAGACAGTGCCTCGGGCTGGCCACCCCAGGCTTGCAGCAGGGCGCTGCGCTGGGGGCCGCTGAGCCCCAGGGAGCTGGGGTGCACCTCCAGCACGTGGGCACGGATGTCATCCAGGTGCAAGCTGGGTAGTGCCCGGCCACAGGCCATGCACACCAGCCGGTTCCCCCGCGGGTCATAGTCCATGAGACACTCTGCCCGGAACCAGTTCTGCAGGGACTCCTTCAGCCTCCGCTCCAGGCGCCGGGCACCCAGccccctgctgcccccagccctccgGGAGGCAGACAGGCGCCGACGCCGAGCCCGGGGTGCCCCTGGGCCCCCTCGCCGCTGGCGCCGGCCGCCCCCACCAGCTGGGGCTTTGCCTGAAAGggttggaggaagggaaggaactgAGATGCTGGCCCTCCGGGGGAGCCCCCGCCACCACAGCCAGGTCCTCCATCCATAAGCCTCTCCCTCACTCTGACTCTGAGCCCTCTGCCTAAGCTttacccttcccttcctctcccctcaagTCTTAACTCCTCCATCTCCTAATCCTCCTGAACACAAACCCTCAGCCCACCCGACTCCTCCCCCAGACCCAGCTTCTAGCCCCTTCCCCAGACTTCACTGTCAGTCATACCTTTCCAGTGCCCTCTGCTCCCAGACCTTCCCCAGCCTCCACTCCCTGGATCCCTCTAAAACCACAGAATGTCAAAGCTGTCAGGGACGCTGGACACCCCATAATCCCACTGTCTCTCCCCCCACTATTGTCCAATAAACAGACCTCACCCCAAAAAGGAGCAATAACTTGCTCCAGAAAACCAGCTAGTTGGCTAAGAAGCCCAGGCTGTCCCCACCTGGCCCCGTCCACCACCCAGGCCCTTGCTTCCCCATGTCCTACATTACCTGGGCCCTTGGGAGGGCAAGCCTGGAGGCcggccccttcctcctcctcttcctcctcgtcctcctcctcctcctcagccccctGGGCCCCTAGGCCCTCAGCCTCTCCACAGGCCCCCAGCCCCAAGTGGGCATCCCAGCTGTTGCTGATGACTTCCTTCTCCCGGGGACTCCAATGCAGGGAGTAGGGGTGCTTTTGGCGGATGTGTCGCTTGATGGTGCTGAGCTTGAGAGTGGCCAGGGAGCTGCCGCACACCATGCACACCATGCCGTGACGGGCAGGGTTGAAGTCCATCAGGTACTCCAGCCGCCAGTGGTCGTGGTAGTAGCGCCGGTGGTCACGGCCAGGGATGCGGCTCTTTCCAGGCCTCGAGGCCCGGGCCTCACAGTGGTCTGAGTATTTCCTGCCTGAGGATGCTGGTCCCCtggccctggaggaggggaggggggcactCCCCCAGGTCCCCAAGGCACCCCCTTCCAGCTGAAGATCTTGCCCTgaagagggggaaagggagacagTTTTTCAATCTCCGATTTCCAGGGAAAGAACCCAGGGCTTCGATTTTGCGagaagggaggtgggagagaggtcATTCAGGGGCAGGAAAGGGACAGCAACAGCAATAAAAGGGAGGTGGTAGAGCAGGGTGTCAAAACACTGGTCCTTTACAAAGAGCAAGAACCCTTTAAGAGAGAATcaagaacaaaagaatgcaggGCACagctctgactttttaaaaaataaggtgaaGGCCAAGGAGGCAGCAGGCTCTGCAAGGCACCCTTTTTGGATGAGAGCTGTAGGGGTACAGCCAGGAGAGCAGCATGCCGTGGCGGTTACAGCCGCAGCAGGGTGAGAAGAACAAAGGGGGCATCTGTCTGCATCCAGGGCTGCACACAGGACCCACTGCCCAAGGCCCCAGCCAGGAGGGCCCCACCCAAAGAtgatcttctccctttttccaaTAATGCCTCAAATACACCCTCCTGAGAATCCCATTTTAAGGGGCACTAAGCATTGTCAGTTCCCCAAATTTAGAGACCCACAGGAGGGACCCCCATGACAAAGCTGTCAGCATCTCCAGAGAAAGGAGTTTTTAGGACTCTGACTTTGCTAGAGTCTGGGAGAGCCGATGACTGAAAGGGGATGATGACGGCAGGAGGGCCACCAGAGTGGCTACTGAAGACTCTGCAGCAGGGAGTGGCCACCACCCACTGGAGTCCATTAAGTCTTTCTCGggatttattttttgctctggCCGGGAGCCGGCCACTGCCCAGCAATCAGAGGGCAGTCAGTGGAGAGGCCACCAACCCAGTGGTGTTCCCTTTTGCCAAAGAGAGACACTGAGCAGTCCCCCACTTTCCCTACAGTTTGgaccttattttatttagaaaagggTCTCCTGGACAAATAGGCTGAATAGACAGGTGTGGTCATTCTCCCAGTGGAGAATCCCCCGGTCTGGGAAACAAAAGGCAGGATCAGAGAGGGCTCCTGTCATcactgtgtttttgtttggttttggtgtaAGTAgctccaaagaaaaagaaaacactagttTCAGAGTCAGAAACCTGGGTTCGACTCCTGGCTTCACTGGTAacttgctctgtgacctctgACAGGTTATGTCCGCTCTCTGGGCCTAAGCGTCTTTGTCTGCAAAGGCACTGGATATGCTAGCTGGTCTCTGAGCATCCTTCCAGCGCTGGATGTTAGTCTAAGGTGGACTGGCGCTTTAAGAGCCGAAAAGAGGGGAGGAGCTgggattctttaaaaacaaaaggggaTGGGGAATTTCTGGGAGGGGAGCTCGGAGATTAGGGCTGAGTCTCCCTAGCCTGGACAGAAGCTTCATGGGTCTTAAGGCGTTGACCCTGAAGCAGAGGGATGAAGAAAAACAGTCTCCTTTGAGAGCAAACGAAGAGGACTGGCTGGTCCCCCTATAGCTGACAAATTGTGgcaaaatttctgaaaagaagGGAGGGGGTAACGCGCGGACAGGAGGGGGTGTATGCCTTTGTGGGCGAGCCCATCCCTTTAAGAACTGCCCGCCGTGGGGAAGGTACTGGTAGGTCCCCAAGAGGCGCAAGCCGTGCTCTTTCCCAGGGAGAacgtagggaaaaagaaaaagggttcCTTTCTCTAGGCAAGGCCACAGAGGAGAGGACAGCCCCACTTAAAGCAGCGGAGTCCCCAGCTCAGTTCCTCTGGTGGGAAGCCCGGAAAGGGACCCAAGGTCTGGGCAGACTTTTAAGAGACAGCCGGATAAGGGAGACCACCTGGGAGTCTGAAAGAGAAAGGGGCGGGGGCCGCAAGTCCAAGAGTCTAGAGCGCGAGCCCCGCGGCGCCTGGCCAGGCCCTCTGGGGCCCCTCGAGCTTGGCCTCCAAGGCGGGGGCCGCGGGGCCCTTTAAGGGGGAGGGGATCCGCCCGAGCCCCGCGGGCCAACCCCGGGAGCTGGGCGGGGGGCTCTCCCGCTGGCCCTGCAGTCGCCATCCGCGCCCGCCAGGTGGCGCCCCCGGCCGCCCTGCCCGCGTCCCCCCCTTTGTT is a genomic window of Physeter macrocephalus isolate SW-GA chromosome 16, ASM283717v5, whole genome shotgun sequence containing:
- the ZFTA gene encoding zinc finger translocation-associated protein, giving the protein MEPGGDHRSRSGGGRGGPGPAAASARGRRLPPAGSSGGAEPEEDDGGQDLQLEGGALGTWGSAPLPSSRARGPASSGRKYSDHCEARASRPGKSRIPGRDHRRYYHDHWRLEYLMDFNPARHGMVCMVCGSSLATLKLSTIKRHIRQKHPYSLHWSPREKEVISNSWDAHLGLGACGEAEGLGAQGAEEEEEDEEEEEEEGAGLQACPPKGPGKAPAGGGGRRQRRGGPGAPRARRRRLSASRRAGGSRGLGARRLERRLKESLQNWFRAECLMDYDPRGNRLVCMACGRALPSLHLDDIRAHVLEVHPSSLGLSGPQRSALLQAWGGQPEALSELTQSPPDDDLVPQDLTRKSRDSAPAAGAPSSQDLSPPDVKEEAGWVPERPGPAEEEELEEGERVGIPGRSPRGRDHRRHYQERWRLEYLMELDGGRRGLVCMVCGGALASLKMSTIKRHIRQRHPGSTRLSGPVRALIAQEWSEKAAHLLALGLPCPESPGDPSAPSTAAASEEGGGEEEEEPEEEEEWWGDVRLSPGEPSERPAEEEEDDEDGPEPGGLAFPPLPPPPPPPPPPPPPPPPPPRSREQRRNYQPRWRGEYLMDYDGSRRGLVCMVCGGALATLKVSTIKRHILQVHPFSMDFTPEERQTILEAYEEAALRCYGHEGFGPPAPAPRDGGADLKAGAVCRA